One region of Oryza sativa Japonica Group chromosome 10, ASM3414082v1 genomic DNA includes:
- the LOC112936621 gene encoding uncharacterized protein, protein MRSNSMKAATTACMPRLVRGGCRASTARPAASVSLLERIRDVVLRLIMLSAVSKASVKRTGGGKASSSSSPRAAPPPPVMTSCRRDDSIRNEAVEDCIEFLKRSSAEGDAAKLSSVTAAETVAVARDLAMATTKPSSPSCAITTDDAVTAHGAAPVKQPTILASTSPHLRQPRLSPPAPSTSPAAASSSPRLV, encoded by the coding sequence ATGCGAAGCAACAGCATGAAGGCGGCGACCACGGCGTGCATGCCGCGGCTGGTGCGCGGCGGCTGCCgcgcgtcgacggcgaggccggcggcgtcggtgtcGCTGCTGGAGCGCATCCGCGACGTCGTGCTCCGCCTCATCATGCTCTCCGCCGTGTCCAAGGCGTCGGTCAagcgcaccggcggcggcaaggcgtcgtcgtcctcctcgccgcgcgccgcgccgccgccgccggtgatgacgtcgtGCCGCCGCGACGACTCGATCAGGAACGAGGCCGTCGAGGACTGCATCGAGTTCCTGAAGCGGTCGTCGGccgagggcgacgcggcgaagctgTCGAGCGTGACCGCCGCCGAGACGGTGGCCGTAGCGCGCGATCtggccatggccaccaccaagccgtcgtcgccgtcgtgcgcGATCACCACCGACGACGCGGTGACCGCGCACGGCGCCGCCCCGGTGAAGCAGCCTACCATATTGGCGAGCACCTCGCCGCATCTTCGCCAGCCTCGCCTgtcaccgccggcgccgtctacctcgccggcggcagcctcTTCCAGCCCTAGGTTGGTGTAG